A genomic window from Streptomyces mirabilis includes:
- a CDS encoding LuxR family transcriptional regulator: protein MGRDRELSGLARLLDAADGAGPKVLVLTGEPGSGKSTLVEWAAAQAGSRRLRTFRVRGSEGESGLCLAGVHQLLRPLLGAVDELPERQRDALSAAFGLGDADGEEPVDPLLLRLGALTLLSDAAARQPLLLLVDDAQWLDLGSLDLLAFLARRLDPERAVLLLASREEAVPARFDRDFPHLVVGPLEPMAAVRLLDAQPSPPQGRARSEILQQAAGNPLALIELSRALARDGSTTAHVRPLPLTSRLENLFAADLPTLPLEARRALLLVATAGTARLSDILLAAPDLDAAKALLPAEEAGLVRVEGGQVTLRHPLVRSAVLQAAAFAERREAHLALAAALAHEPDRRAWHLAAAALGPDQEVADALAETAERSRARGGHAAAAAALERAAELTPDPAQHTERLLAAAESAMYAGHPQWVGELTDRVPGLTEDPALRARAALLGGWALGVTLRHDDALAVLLPVAESMAGPAPALALGALSTAATSAYNSGDPFYQGEFDRLCTLVDHADDPVAQAWIHAALHPHTRRTDALHRLERALAGKPDDSVGVLAALGAAAWVLDESELAVRVLGQAMDQLRRAATAGTNATVGQALALGLFETGSWTAALTAAEDAYRAAAEAGADNVTVGSPLLQATLHAVCGDHEAARAQAQEAVRGIDLRQSRSLHVRYRHALGLAAVVAGDHDNAYDLLRGTFTRDFKPLPVHYHASVYCLGDLAAAAVRADRTDDARSVLEAAEQSLGATRSSRVHAVVRRAAALLGDSEDAEQHFLAALADPACARWPFELALTRLDFGEWLRRRRRATEARPMLSGALEIFQRLGAQPWAERAAAELRAAGAPVSLPAAGPEVELTPQERQIAELAAQGLTNRDIAARLYVSPRTVGYHLHKIFPKLGISSRHQLRDLLFPGTGQPPE, encoded by the coding sequence ATGGGCAGGGATCGGGAGCTGTCCGGTCTGGCCCGGCTCCTCGATGCCGCGGACGGCGCGGGCCCGAAGGTCCTGGTGCTCACCGGCGAGCCGGGCTCGGGCAAGAGCACTCTGGTCGAGTGGGCCGCCGCCCAAGCCGGGTCGCGCCGCCTGCGGACGTTTCGCGTACGGGGCAGCGAGGGCGAGTCCGGCCTGTGCCTCGCGGGGGTGCACCAGCTGCTGCGACCGTTGCTGGGGGCCGTGGACGAGCTGCCGGAGCGGCAGCGCGACGCGCTGTCCGCCGCGTTCGGTCTCGGCGACGCGGACGGCGAAGAGCCAGTGGATCCGCTGCTGCTGCGCCTGGGCGCACTGACCCTGCTCTCCGATGCCGCCGCCCGGCAGCCGCTGCTGCTGCTCGTGGACGACGCCCAGTGGCTGGACCTCGGCTCGCTCGACCTCCTGGCCTTCCTCGCGCGCCGCCTCGACCCCGAGCGGGCCGTGCTGCTGCTCGCCTCGCGGGAGGAGGCGGTTCCGGCCCGTTTCGACCGCGACTTCCCCCATCTGGTGGTCGGCCCCCTGGAACCCATGGCCGCCGTCCGACTGCTGGACGCCCAGCCGTCCCCGCCACAGGGCCGGGCGCGCTCCGAGATCCTCCAGCAGGCCGCGGGCAACCCGCTGGCCCTGATCGAGCTGAGCCGCGCTCTCGCCCGGGACGGCAGCACCACCGCCCACGTTCGGCCCCTTCCGCTCACCAGCCGTCTGGAAAACCTTTTCGCCGCCGACCTGCCCACGCTTCCCCTGGAGGCACGGCGTGCCCTGCTGCTCGTCGCCACGGCGGGCACCGCCCGGCTGTCGGACATCCTGCTCGCCGCTCCCGACCTAGACGCGGCGAAGGCGCTGCTCCCGGCCGAGGAGGCAGGTCTGGTACGGGTCGAGGGCGGGCAGGTGACGCTCCGTCACCCGCTGGTGCGCTCCGCCGTCCTCCAGGCCGCCGCGTTCGCCGAACGACGCGAGGCGCACCTGGCGCTGGCCGCTGCGCTGGCACACGAACCCGACCGCCGGGCCTGGCACCTGGCCGCCGCCGCGCTCGGACCGGACCAGGAGGTGGCCGACGCTCTGGCCGAGACCGCCGAGCGCTCCCGCGCCCGGGGCGGACACGCCGCCGCGGCGGCGGCCCTGGAACGCGCCGCCGAGCTGACCCCCGATCCGGCACAGCACACCGAGCGTCTGCTGGCGGCGGCGGAATCCGCCATGTACGCAGGGCATCCGCAATGGGTCGGTGAGCTCACCGACCGCGTCCCCGGGCTTACCGAGGACCCCGCCCTCCGCGCCAGGGCCGCGCTCCTGGGCGGCTGGGCCCTGGGTGTCACCCTGCGCCACGACGACGCGCTGGCGGTCCTGCTCCCCGTGGCCGAGTCCATGGCCGGCCCGGCGCCGGCGCTGGCCCTCGGCGCCCTGAGCACCGCAGCCACCTCCGCCTACAACTCCGGAGACCCTTTCTACCAGGGCGAGTTCGACCGCCTCTGCACGCTGGTCGACCACGCGGACGACCCCGTCGCACAGGCATGGATTCATGCCGCGCTCCACCCGCACACCCGGCGAACGGACGCGCTCCACCGGCTCGAACGTGCGCTGGCCGGCAAGCCGGACGACTCGGTCGGCGTCCTCGCCGCCCTGGGCGCCGCCGCGTGGGTCCTGGACGAGAGCGAACTCGCGGTCCGCGTGCTCGGTCAGGCCATGGACCAGTTGCGGCGGGCCGCGACCGCCGGCACGAACGCGACCGTCGGACAGGCCCTCGCACTCGGCCTCTTCGAGACCGGCTCCTGGACGGCCGCCCTGACCGCCGCCGAGGACGCCTACCGAGCGGCCGCGGAAGCGGGGGCCGACAACGTCACCGTCGGCTCGCCTCTGCTCCAGGCCACCCTGCACGCCGTGTGCGGCGACCACGAGGCCGCTCGCGCCCAGGCGCAGGAGGCGGTCCGTGGCATCGACCTGCGCCAGTCCCGCAGCCTGCATGTGCGTTACCGACACGCTCTGGGCCTTGCCGCCGTCGTGGCAGGCGACCACGACAACGCCTATGACCTGCTGCGGGGCACTTTCACCCGCGACTTCAAGCCGCTGCCCGTTCACTACCACGCGTCCGTGTACTGCCTGGGCGACCTCGCCGCCGCGGCCGTCCGGGCCGACCGGACGGACGATGCCCGCTCCGTGCTCGAAGCCGCCGAGCAAAGCCTCGGCGCCACGCGGTCCTCCCGCGTCCACGCCGTCGTCCGGCGTGCCGCCGCCCTGCTCGGCGACTCCGAGGACGCTGAGCAGCACTTCCTCGCCGCTCTCGCCGATCCGGCATGCGCCCGCTGGCCCTTCGAACTCGCCCTCACCCGGCTGGACTTCGGCGAGTGGCTGCGCCGCCGCCGACGTGCCACGGAGGCACGCCCGATGCTGAGCGGGGCGCTGGAGATCTTCCAGCGCTTGGGCGCTCAGCCCTGGGCCGAGCGCGCGGCGGCGGAACTCCGGGCCGCCGGTGCCCCGGTGTCCCTACCGGCCGCGGGCCCTGAGGTCGAACTCACGCCGCAGGAGCGGCAGATCGCGGAACTGGCCGCGCAGGGCCTGACCAACCGCGACATCGCCGCCCGGCTCTACGTGTCGCCCCGGACCGTCGGCTACCACCTGCACAAGATCTTCCCCAAGCTCGGCATCAGCAGCCGGCACCAGCTGCGGGACCTCCTTTTCCCCGGCACCGGTCAACCTCCCGAATAG
- a CDS encoding ATP-binding protein, with product MTIETVGRTTSGATAGSHHREPAGTGLFGREAELGRILQSAGPGQSTSSRGLLLLGEEGIGRSRLLRAAGEQAAHDGALVLWAHGWAVERDRPYACLRQLLTLVLDETGGLPEPQRRVLVTMVAARPGPPPVDARPVQMAVLVLLQHLAASAPVLLTVDDIQDCDQASMDVIGSVIRHLPGRGVSVLLAARGEAVPTGLPTELGLMHLAPLTPRAAAALLDEQPGAPRGRRRLELLEEARGNPQALLELCRRGRSVADRAVPGGKLPPFVSRRTSSSPGSPPCLPLRSTRCSTRRSRIPARTCGQS from the coding sequence ATGACGATCGAGACAGTAGGCAGGACAACCTCTGGTGCGACTGCCGGCTCACATCACCGGGAGCCCGCGGGTACCGGGCTGTTCGGCCGAGAGGCCGAACTCGGGCGGATCCTCCAGAGCGCCGGGCCGGGGCAGAGCACCTCGTCCCGGGGTCTACTGCTGCTCGGAGAGGAAGGCATAGGCAGGAGCCGGCTGTTGCGCGCCGCCGGGGAGCAGGCCGCCCACGACGGCGCGCTGGTGTTGTGGGCGCACGGCTGGGCCGTGGAGCGAGACCGCCCCTACGCCTGCCTACGCCAGTTGCTCACCCTGGTTCTGGACGAGACCGGCGGTCTGCCCGAGCCCCAGCGTCGGGTTCTGGTGACAATGGTCGCCGCGAGGCCCGGGCCGCCCCCGGTCGATGCCCGGCCGGTTCAGATGGCGGTGCTGGTGCTGCTTCAGCACCTTGCCGCCTCAGCACCGGTGCTGCTGACGGTGGACGACATCCAGGACTGCGACCAGGCCTCAATGGACGTGATCGGCTCGGTCATCCGCCACCTGCCCGGCCGCGGTGTGTCGGTGCTCCTCGCAGCGCGCGGCGAGGCCGTCCCGACGGGGCTGCCGACGGAATTGGGCCTGATGCACCTGGCGCCACTGACGCCGAGGGCTGCCGCCGCGCTCCTGGACGAACAGCCTGGTGCACCCCGGGGTCGCCGTAGGCTGGAACTGCTGGAGGAGGCAAGAGGAAACCCGCAGGCGTTGCTGGAGCTGTGCCGACGGGGACGGTCGGTTGCAGACCGGGCCGTCCCCGGCGGGAAGCTGCCCCCCTTCGTTTCGCGCAGGACGAGTTCGAGTCCCGGCTCGCCGCCCTGCCTGCCGCTACGCAGCACGCGCTGCTCTACGCGGCGCTCGCGGATCCCGGCGAGGACCTGTGGACAGTCATGA
- a CDS encoding helix-turn-helix transcriptional regulator, with protein MTALDTPDLDVWAPAEAAGIVTVADGGISFRHALVRRSAGARHPAQLRRTAYLALAEAAGPHASRARYRAAAALGPDESIAAALEGAAWDAQDAFTAAAALQQAARLSPGVRDRARRLAEALAAAHLVGDPDWVGDLYQEFTRIDADAETTFLAATAMSTALSLSSFQEEAFDLLLDVSERTLPGDGSLTLALASLAAAVADQSALPQHRNRLAALLARTEGRTRAGSESIGSLARLDDPEVRSALRAVVSLVATPPGSAARLLRGLEQPRLGALPDSPGMLVQRLAVAWVAYQADEADACLRQYRKADAQLCTRKALGLRAWSLAPMADTLLATGRWTEAEALLEESSEGSAVLGQSRVQADLDALALILSALRGGTVPDPSAAEARWRALDLEGNRATQARILRARALAATAQGDWARAFRQWRALFDADGSPLHPFLSPRAIAELAVAAKRTGREEETARILARVRSQQGERPTTRMTLLLHHAAALVDFEGDPEQHFQLAVVNPESEQWPWERAQARLSYAVWLRRGRRPLEAREQLTAALEMAEQLGADPLAAAARAELRASGAACAADPDVALVELTAQQRQIVRLAASGLSNREIGEQLFLSPRTVGTHLYNVYPKLGVSRRHQLRDLLSAAETDIA; from the coding sequence ATGACCGCCCTGGACACGCCGGACCTCGATGTCTGGGCCCCGGCGGAGGCGGCCGGCATCGTCACCGTGGCCGACGGAGGGATCTCGTTCCGGCACGCACTGGTACGCCGTTCCGCGGGAGCGCGGCACCCCGCCCAGCTCCGCCGCACGGCCTACCTGGCCCTGGCTGAGGCAGCCGGCCCGCACGCGTCCCGCGCCCGCTACCGGGCGGCGGCCGCACTCGGACCCGATGAGTCGATCGCCGCCGCACTCGAAGGAGCCGCCTGGGACGCGCAGGACGCCTTCACCGCGGCGGCCGCCCTGCAACAGGCTGCCCGGCTCAGCCCCGGCGTGCGCGACCGCGCCCGACGGCTGGCCGAGGCACTGGCCGCCGCCCACCTCGTCGGGGACCCGGACTGGGTGGGGGACCTGTACCAGGAGTTCACCAGGATCGATGCGGACGCCGAGACGACCTTTCTGGCCGCCACCGCCATGAGCACCGCCCTCTCGCTGTCCTCCTTCCAGGAAGAAGCCTTCGACCTGTTGCTGGACGTCTCCGAGCGCACCCTGCCCGGCGACGGCTCCCTCACGCTCGCCCTGGCCTCGCTGGCCGCAGCCGTCGCCGACCAGTCCGCACTGCCGCAGCACCGCAACCGATTGGCGGCACTGCTCGCGCGGACCGAGGGCAGGACCCGGGCCGGCTCGGAGTCCATCGGGTCGCTGGCACGGCTCGACGACCCCGAGGTGCGGTCGGCCCTGCGCGCCGTCGTGTCCCTGGTGGCGACGCCCCCGGGCTCCGCCGCCCGGCTCCTGCGCGGGCTCGAACAGCCGCGCCTCGGGGCCCTTCCGGACAGTCCGGGCATGCTGGTCCAGCGGCTCGCCGTAGCCTGGGTCGCCTACCAGGCGGACGAAGCCGACGCCTGCCTGCGGCAGTACCGCAAGGCCGACGCACAGCTGTGCACCCGCAAGGCGCTCGGTCTGCGGGCCTGGTCACTGGCGCCGATGGCGGACACGCTCCTGGCGACAGGCCGGTGGACGGAGGCGGAGGCGCTGCTCGAGGAAAGCAGCGAGGGTTCCGCTGTCCTCGGGCAGTCCCGCGTTCAGGCAGATCTCGACGCGCTCGCCCTGATCCTGTCCGCGCTGCGCGGCGGGACCGTCCCGGATCCGTCTGCGGCCGAGGCGCGTTGGCGTGCCCTTGACCTTGAGGGAAACCGCGCGACCCAGGCGCGCATCCTGCGGGCCCGTGCCCTGGCGGCAACCGCCCAGGGTGACTGGGCCCGGGCCTTCCGCCAGTGGCGGGCGCTGTTCGACGCGGACGGTTCGCCGCTGCACCCGTTCCTGTCGCCGCGTGCCATCGCCGAACTCGCCGTCGCCGCCAAGCGGACGGGGCGGGAGGAGGAGACGGCGCGAATTCTGGCCCGGGTCCGCTCGCAGCAGGGCGAGCGGCCCACCACGCGGATGACGCTGCTGCTCCACCACGCGGCCGCACTGGTGGACTTCGAGGGTGACCCCGAGCAGCACTTCCAGCTGGCGGTGGTCAACCCCGAGAGTGAGCAATGGCCGTGGGAGCGAGCCCAGGCCCGGCTCAGCTACGCGGTCTGGCTCCGGCGTGGCCGCCGGCCGCTGGAGGCACGGGAGCAGCTGACCGCGGCCCTGGAGATGGCCGAACAGCTCGGCGCGGATCCGCTGGCCGCGGCCGCCCGGGCCGAGCTGCGCGCCAGCGGAGCGGCCTGCGCCGCCGATCCTGATGTCGCGCTGGTCGAACTGACCGCTCAGCAGCGGCAGATCGTCCGGCTGGCGGCCAGTGGCCTGTCGAATCGTGAGATCGGTGAGCAGCTGTTTCTGTCACCGCGTACGGTGGGCACACATCTGTACAACGTCTATCCCAAACTCGGTGTGAGTCGGCGCCACCAACTGCGCGATCTGTTGTCCGCGGCGGAGACCGACATCGCCTGA
- a CDS encoding alpha/beta hydrolase codes for MQSDSSDGAAGFLPPVVVLDQAVERLVAASATPPYLDELGPVLGRQALRESQADRVDDFEMDAVFRVAPVGPSGLVGFWSFRPVGVTGPLPTLFYVHGGRWMLGDAQTHARLISEFVRDLGVTAIVPEYSRAPEARYPVALEECYDLLAWTVEHAGELDLDPGRLAVAGDCAGATLATALTMLARARGGSAIRAQLLYYPLTDSRCDSDSQQRFATGYLLTRQALHRYWQQYAPDPGQLAEPTASPLRATRADLTGLPPALVVTAEADVARDEGEQYARRLRDADVEVTAVRVLGTVHDFVSLNALRDSPPTRAAVRQGCDFLRAKLS; via the coding sequence ATGCAGTCGGACTCCAGCGACGGCGCAGCCGGGTTCCTGCCGCCCGTCGTTGTGCTCGACCAGGCGGTGGAACGGCTGGTGGCAGCCTCGGCCACACCGCCCTACCTGGACGAACTGGGCCCGGTGCTCGGTCGTCAGGCGCTGCGCGAGTCGCAGGCGGACCGAGTCGACGACTTTGAGATGGACGCCGTCTTCCGGGTGGCCCCGGTCGGTCCTTCGGGGCTCGTCGGCTTCTGGTCCTTCCGTCCCGTCGGTGTGACCGGGCCGCTGCCGACGCTGTTCTACGTCCACGGTGGCCGCTGGATGCTCGGGGACGCCCAGACGCATGCCCGCCTGATCAGCGAGTTCGTCCGGGACCTGGGAGTCACCGCCATCGTTCCCGAGTACAGCCGCGCTCCCGAGGCTCGGTATCCCGTGGCGCTGGAGGAGTGCTACGACCTGCTGGCCTGGACCGTCGAACACGCCGGGGAACTGGACCTGGACCCCGGCCGGCTGGCCGTGGCCGGGGACTGCGCCGGGGCCACCCTCGCCACCGCGCTCACCATGCTGGCCCGAGCGCGCGGCGGGTCGGCGATCCGGGCTCAACTGCTCTACTACCCGCTCACCGACTCCCGCTGCGACAGTGACTCCCAGCAGCGTTTCGCCACTGGCTACCTGCTCACCCGACAAGCCCTCCACAGGTACTGGCAGCAATATGCGCCGGACCCGGGGCAGCTGGCCGAGCCCACCGCGTCCCCGCTGCGGGCGACCCGTGCGGACCTGACGGGACTCCCGCCCGCGTTGGTGGTCACCGCGGAGGCGGACGTGGCCAGGGACGAAGGGGAGCAGTACGCACGACGGCTGCGCGACGCAGATGTCGAGGTGACGGCCGTACGAGTCCTCGGAACCGTCCACGACTTCGTCTCGCTGAACGCCCTGCGCGACAGCCCGCCCACCCGTGCCGCGGTGCGGCAGGGATGCGATTTCCTGCGGGCGAAGCTGAGCTGA
- a CDS encoding helix-turn-helix domain-containing protein, translating into MSALISPIDEGTGRRGLTARPPAQVLSTRSVPPHESLEFWHDAVLATLVGMDISTDGRTYDATMRTDRLAELRITTVECDPGEVHRSPRFIAAGDGRQVFVAVQARGVAQVEQDGRMTELRPGDIAFFETIRPFRTRFPERFQLKIFAVPRTLLCQEEAELHDITARAWRPTGGLPALLSPFLSRLADASDSYSAPVGERLAANVVDLMAATAAQCAGRETGELPGAGRVLLLRVQNFIRWHLSDPDLTPQVVARAHGISVRYLHRLFEGEGTTVCQWIRDLRLQECCVDLATAAAGTADLGRVARRWGFNGSAHLGRVFRSSLGLSPTDWLRREHARRGRGEQPWPNPN; encoded by the coding sequence ATGTCAGCATTGATCAGCCCCATCGACGAGGGAACCGGGCGACGCGGGCTCACCGCGAGGCCGCCGGCCCAGGTGCTGTCGACCCGCTCGGTTCCGCCGCACGAGAGCCTGGAGTTCTGGCACGACGCCGTGCTCGCCACCCTGGTCGGCATGGACATCAGCACCGACGGGCGGACCTATGACGCCACCATGCGCACGGATCGCCTCGCCGAGCTGCGGATCACCACGGTCGAGTGTGATCCCGGCGAGGTGCACCGGTCCCCGAGATTCATAGCCGCCGGCGACGGCCGCCAGGTCTTCGTGGCGGTACAGGCCAGGGGCGTCGCGCAGGTGGAACAGGACGGCCGGATGACGGAGCTGCGACCGGGCGACATCGCGTTCTTCGAGACGATCCGCCCGTTCCGCACCCGCTTCCCCGAGCGGTTCCAGCTGAAGATCTTCGCGGTTCCTCGGACCCTGCTCTGTCAGGAGGAGGCGGAGCTGCACGACATCACCGCGCGTGCGTGGCGCCCCACCGGGGGACTCCCGGCGCTGCTCTCCCCATTCCTGTCCCGGCTCGCCGACGCGTCCGACTCCTACAGCGCCCCCGTCGGCGAACGGCTCGCGGCCAACGTCGTAGACCTGATGGCGGCCACCGCGGCCCAGTGCGCGGGACGGGAGACCGGTGAGCTTCCCGGCGCGGGGCGTGTGTTGCTGCTGCGCGTGCAGAACTTCATCCGCTGGCACCTGTCCGACCCCGACCTGACCCCGCAGGTCGTGGCCCGTGCCCACGGCATCTCGGTCCGCTACCTGCACCGGCTGTTCGAGGGCGAGGGCACCACCGTCTGCCAGTGGATCCGCGACCTACGACTTCAGGAATGCTGCGTCGACCTCGCCACGGCGGCCGCGGGAACCGCCGACCTGGGGAGAGTCGCCCGCCGCTGGGGATTCAACGGCTCCGCCCACCTGGGACGGGTCTTCCGCTCCTCCCTCGGCCTCTCCCCGACGGACTGGCTCCGACGCGAGCACGCCCGGCGCGGACGTGGGGAGCAGCCGTGGCCGAACCCCAACTGA